The Sulfurospirillum deleyianum DSM 6946 nucleotide sequence TCCTTTAAAGCCACAGGAAAACTCTCCAATTTAGACCATAAAACTGAAAATTTCAGTTCATCAGGCTTTGGTCTTGGCATTGGGCATACCAGATGGGCGACCCACGGTAAACCCACAGAAGCCAATGCCCATCCTCATTGGGGTGAATTTTCATACATCATTCACAATGGCATTATCGAAAACTATAAAGAGATCAAAGATGAACTTCTCAAAGAGGGAATCACATTTCTAAGCCAAACCGATACCGAAGTAGCGGTGCATCTTTTTGAGAAAAATGTCCGTGAATTGGGAGATTGTTTTAAGGCATTTGAGAAAACCATCGCCTCTTTGCATGGAGCGTATGCTATTTTACTCATTACCAAAAAAGCACCTGATGTTATCTTTTTTGCAAAAAATGCCGTCCCCCTTTTACTAGGGAGAAGCCCTGAGCATGAAGTCTATTTTAGCTCTTCAGATGCCCCTTTAATTGGGCATGTCAATGAGGTTGTCTATTTGGAAGATGGGGAGTATGGTTGGGTCGAAAAAAATGCCATTACCCTGATTAAAAACAACACAAAACAACACCTTGATTTTAAACCACTCACCCACGATAAACTCAGTGCCCAAAAAGATGGTTATCGCTACTTTATGGAGAAAGAGATTTACGAGCAATCTATCGTTGTGGGCGAAACCTTAATGGGACGTATCAAAGAAAATACCATTGTTCTTGATGAACTCTCGCATATTGATTTTAGCGCTATTGATGCGATTAAAATCTGCGCATGCGGTACCAGTTACCATGCAGCCCTTAGTGCGTGTTACATGTTTGAACGCCTCTCAAAAATTCGCACTAATGTAGAAATCGCCAGTGAATTTCGCTATAAAGAGCCTTTACTCGACCCTAAAACGCTTTTTATCGTTATCTCCCAAAGTGGCGAAACCGCCGATACGCTTGAAGCACTCAAAATGGCAAAAAGAGGCGGTATGCCAACGCTTGCTATCTGTAACGTCGATAACTCTTCGATTGTTCGCACTGCTGATGCGACGATTCTTACACGTGCAGGCATTGAAAAAGGCGTTGCCAGTACCAAAGCATTTGCGACACAAGTTATTACGCTGTGGCTTCTTAGCCTTTATGTCGCTCAAATTAAAGAGTGTATCGCACCGGAGCGATTGAATGAAGAGATTAGTGCGCTTTTAAAAATTCCTTTAGTACTCAAAGTCAATGAGCAAACCCACGAAAAAATTCGCCGTCTCTCTAAACGCTACTTGCATGGACACGGTTTCTTTTTTATCGGAAGAGACCTCTTCTATCCTTTAGCCCTAGAAGGAGCGTTGAAGCTCAAAGAGATTAGCTACCTTCATGCTGAGGGGTATCCAGCAGGAGAGATGAAACACGGACCGATCGCCCTTGCCGATAGTGAACTTTTCACCATTGCGCTCATGCCTAAAAACCTTCTCTACGACAAAATGAAAAGTAACGTCGAAGAGTTAGGGGCAAGGGATTCAACCCTTTTAATCATTAGTCCAGAACCTTTTGATTTGGCCGATGATTTTATTAAAACCAATGCGCATACACACATGATGGGTGAGTTTTTTGAGATGATGCTCATTACCCAGCTCTTAGCGCTAGAAATCTCCATCCGTTTAGGCAATGATGTAGACATGCCACGTAACCTTGCCAAAAGCGTTACCGTAGAATAATGTCACACTCTTTTTTTCGTGTTTATGTCGAATTAACCAATATTTGTGGGTTGAAGTGTAGCTTCTGCCCACCCAAAATTCTTCCCACGCAAACAATGTCCCTTCCCTTTTTTGAACACATTTTAGGTGAACTTAAACCCTATACCAAAGAGATTGCTTATCATGTGGCAGGGGATTCATTGGCGCTTTCTAACGTGGAAGCGTATTTAGATCGCACCCACGCATACGGTTTTAAAGTCATCCTGACCACGAGTGGTTATTTTTTGAAAAACCATTCGCTCACAACTTTATTCCATCCAGCGATTAAACAAATTAACATCTCGCTTAACAGTTTTAATAAAAACAGTATGCCGCTCTCTTTTGAAGACTATATGAAGCCTATTTTAGAGCTCTGCCATGCGAAACAAAAGGAGAATAAATCTCTGTTTATTAACCTTCGTTTATGGAACAGAGATGAAAACAACAGCGACCAAGCCTTTAATGAGATGCTTTTTAGCTATCTGGAAAATGCCTTTAAAACCCCTTTACATGTAAAGCAGATTCAAGAAGAGAAACCTCGCTCTATCAGACTTCAAGAAAAAGTACGTCTGCATTTTGATGACTATTTTGAGTGGCCTTCTCTTCACTCCGCTCACCACTCAGATGGAAAGTGTTTAGGGCTCTCTTCTCATTTTGGGATTCTCTCCAATGGAGCGGTTGTTCCTTGTTGCTTGGATAAAGATGGCGTGGTTGTTTTGGGCGATTTACATGTAAACTCTCTAGCCTCCATTTTAGAGGCTCCTCGCACACGTGCTATCATTGAAGGGTTTAAAGCAAACAAAGCCACAGAGCCTCTTTGTCAAAAATGTACCTATAAAAACCGTTTTAATGAGGAAAAGTAATGTCAACAAAACTCTATGAAAATCCATTTTTTTATGTCGAAAAAGAGGAGTCCACGATTCCGTGGGTCAAAATTTTTACACAAAAGCCCTATAAAGAGTTAAGCGACTGTGATGCCACAACGCAACACCAAATGCTACAAGCGATGCTCTGTACCGAAGAAATCATGAGAGCCTATTACCATCCTACCAAAATTAATATCGCTATGTTTGGCAATTATCTGCCCCATCTGCATATTCATGTGATGGCACGTTTTATGGAAGATTCACATTTCCCTGAGTCGATGTGGGGCATTCAACAAAGAGAATCAGCCATTAAACTCCCTAATTTTGAAGATTTTGCAACACTTTTGAGCAAAAAGTTATCGAACCTCTAAGCTTTTGGGTAAAATTTAATCTCTCATTTGCTAAGCTTTAGCCTTAAAATTAATTTAAAACAAAGATTCTGAATGAAAAAACGCTCGTTTGCCTTATTTTTATTACTCTGTGCCAGTTCTACGTTTAGCGCCGATTTGCACTACTCTCTCATCAAAAAAGAGAGTGGTAAAACCAATGAAAGTACCCTGCTAGTTATAGGAGGCATTCACGGCGATGAACCTGGTGGCTACTTTGCGCCCATGCTATTAGCCAAACACTATACCATTCAAAAAGGCAACGTTTGGATCGTTCCTAATCTTAATTTTGATAGCATCGTCAAAAACAGACGTGGCACCTATGGTGATATGAACCGTAAATTTGCCAAAATTGAAACAAAAGATAAAGATTTTGAAATTGTCTCTGACATCAAAAAACTGATTCTTGATCCCAAAGTTGATTTAACTCTCAATCTCCATGATGGACAAGGGTTTTACCGTGCAAAAAACATTGACAAAAATTTTAACCCCAAAGCGTGGGGACAGGCAACCATCATTGACCAACAAAAGATTCCGGATGCCAAATACGGCAATCTTGCGGAAATTGCGAAAAAAGTCAATCAAGAAACCAATGTTGATTTAATCGAAGATGTGCATGAATTTAACGTTAAAAACACGAACACCAAAGATAAAGATAAGGCGATGCAACAAAGCCTGACCTATTTTTCGATCACCAATAATAAACCTGCATTTGCGATTGAAACGAGTAAAAATATTACCGATCTTTCGCATAAAGTCTTTTATCAACTGAAAACCATTGAAAAATTTATGAAAGTCATGAACATCGAATTTACACGTTCATTTGAATTAGAAGAAAAAGTCATTGAAGAGCTTTTGAAGGATGTGGGGATGTTAGAAATTCCTCCGACAAAAATCATGCTCAATCTCTCAACGCTAAAGCCTTCTATCCGCTTTTTCCCCATTAACAAAGCAGATTTTCATTACCACAGTGAAAATCCTTTGGTGGCCATCATTCACGATAAAAATGAGTATAAAATCATGAATGGCAATAAACTCATTTCAACGCTAAAAGCCGATATGATGGAGTTTGATAACTCTTTAAATGAGATTAATCTCCTCCTAGATGGAAAAAAATCAACCGCAAAAGTGGGAACGCTGATTCAAGCACGTGAACATTTCGAAATTGCCCCCATTCAAGGATACCGTATCAATATTATTGGGTATTCCAAAGAGGGTGTACTCAGTGAAGAAGGCATCAAAGTGGAGCCTAGTGTCCTGATGAAGTCCTATGCGATTGACAAAGAAGAGACCACCTATATGGTACACTTTTACAAAGATAAAAAGTTCTGTGGTATGGTCAATATTCAGTTTATTCAACATTAAACCGTTTTACAAAGGGGCATCGTGAGTACCTACATCGGAAGACAACCTATCTTCGATAAAGAGGGTGAATGTCTAGCTTATGAATTATTGTATCGTTCGTGTGAATTAAGCAACGTTGCAACCTTTAAAGATAACGCAAAAGCAACGGCTAGAGTCATTGTTAATCTCATTCATACCATAGGATTTCGCTCCATCATAGGCACCAAAAAGGGATACATCAATCTTGATGAATCCATGCTCTTTAGTGATGCCCTTTTACTCTTGCCTCCAGAATCTTTTGGATTTGAAATTTTAGAATACACAAAAATCTCCAATGAACTGATTGAAAAAGTGGCAGAACTTCATGCGAAAGGCTACACCTTCTCCTTAGATGATTTTGATTGCAGTGAGAAGATGTTTGAAACGTACACGCCTTTATTCCCTTATATAAAACTGATTAAAGTAGATATTCAGGCTATTGGCGTAGAAAATCTTGCCCCTGCTCTTGCCAAACTCTCTTTACATGCCATCCCTTTATTGGCAGAGAAAATTGAGACTCACGAAGAGTATATGAGCTGCTTAAACTACCCCTTCCACTTTTTTCAAGGTTATTTTTTTGAAAAACCTGTCATTTTAAGTGGAAAAAAAATCGAACCTAGCACACTCAACGCACTCCACCTGATTCAATGCATGCAAACCAATGATGATATCGCCTTTGTCACCCACAAATTTTCTACGTGTCCAGACCTTGTCTATAACCTTTTACGCCATGTCAATTCAGGAGCATATCACTTTAAAACAAAAATCACCTCTATTCAACAGATGATTACCCTCTTAGGTCCCAAAAGAATTCTCTCATGGCTAGGACTTTTTTTATACGGAACTCCCCATGAACGCCCTTTTGGAGTAGAAATCTACAACAATGCCAAATTTAGAGCTAAAGCCATGGAAGAGTTAGCTCTTTGTTGCCAACACTCTGAACTTTCACACAAAGCCTTTTTGATTGGAAGTCTTTCCTTAATTGATACCTACCTGAGTATTCCAATGCTTGAATTTTTGAACCATGCCCATTTGGACGATGAGATTAAAACGGCACTGCTTTTTAAAGAGGGTTTTTTAGGAAATCTCTTGCACATTGCGGTGGAGATGAACCATAGCACCAACATCAAAGAGAGCCTGAAGAGGATGGAAAAGACACCGTGTTTTACAGTGGATCAACTTTATGAGACCTGCCAAAAAGCACTCTTATTTGTGGAAGAAACCGCATACGAATAATCTTTACATGTAAAGATAAAATGCCTCTTTTAAAGTAAAGGGGTAATGAGTAAAAGTGTGCCCATACACGCTAAGGTTTGCAAGGTAATAATCGAAGCCATTAACGCAACATCTCCACCCAATTCTCGCGCTAAAATGTACGCAGATGTTGCGGTCGGCATCGCCGCAAACACAACACCAATGCTCAAACTCATACCCTCTAAACCAAACAAAAGCCCTAAGCCATACGCCAATAGAGGAAATAAAACTAGTTTAGCCACACTAGAGACAACCAACTCTTTTTTCGCATGTTTAAGATATTTAAGCTCTAAGCCAACCCCCACAGATAAAAGCCCCATAGGAAGTGCTGCATGACTTAAAACCGCAATGCCTTTTAAAACAAACAGTGGCATTGGATTGCCTAAAAAATTTAAAAAACCACCCATCACACACGCACCAATCAATGGATTTTTTACAATGGTTTTCAAAAATCCACGAAATGAGAACTTCCCTTCGCGTATATAAAAAGCAAAAACACCTATGCACAAAACATTGATAAACGGAATAGCAAACGCCATAACAATCGCTGCTAGAACCAACCCTTCTTCATGGTAGATGGCATTTACTAACGCTAAAAAAACATAGGTATTAAAGCGAATACCCCCTTGAACGATGGAAGTGAACGCTTTTCTTTCAAAATGCAAAAAAAGATTGAGCAGAATTAAGATGAGTAAAATAAGAAAAACACCACCCAGAGAGCTCATCACAAGATTGAACGTATAACGAAGATCAATCTTTGCGACGCTTAGCTCATACACTAGGAGCGAGGGCATAAGAACATAATAGGTAAACCTATCCATTTTCGGCCAAAAATCTACCGATGGAAATGCCATATGTTTAAAGACATATCCTGTAAAAATAATCAAACAAATCGGTAAGAGCGCATTTAAAATATAAGGCATTCTTATCCTTTAAAACGAAATCCCTCATCTTGCAGAAAGGTTTTAAGTTTTTCACGGCATTCACCTTGAAACTCTAACCACTCTTCTTTACATGTACCGCCACTGCCCAATTTTTTCTTAAGCAAAGAACAGAGTTTTAAAAGTACCTCTTTTTCAAGAAAAAAAGGACCGGCAATCGAAACAGGTTTTCCCTGTCGTTTTTCCATTTTAAGCACCAAAAGATGTTTTGCAGGCACTTTTATCTCAAGAGGCGAAGAAGAGGTTTTTCCCTCTTCAAACTGCCAAGCACTATCGTTGTCTAAAGCACTTCCTAGCGTAAACGGAGCGTCTTTAGCGGCCATAGGTCTCTCTAAAAGCTTCATAATCGCCTTTAAAATCTGTCATTGTGCCATCAGGATGTAACTCGATAATGCGATTAGCAAAGGCATCAATCAGTTCTCTATCGTGGGTCACACAAATCACATTGCCTGAAAATTTAAACAATCCCTCACCTAAAGCAATAATCGCTTCCAAATCAAGATGGTTATTCGGCTCATCAAGAACTAAAAAGTTTCCTTTTTCCAACATCATTTTTGAAAGCCCAATACGGTGTTTTTCCCCACCGCTAAGCTGACTCACACTTTTTTTCTGCTCTTCTCCAGAAAAAAGCATACGCCCTAAACATTTTCGAATTTCATCCAAATCTTTCTTTGCATCATACTGCTGTAACCATTCAAAAAGTTGTAAATCACCACTAATCATATCGGTCGTGTTTTGAGGAAAATAGCTAGGAATAATCGTCGCTCCCCACTTTACGCTACCCGCATCTTTTTCCAACTGCTCCATCAAAATATTACACAGCGTTGTCTTACCCACACCGTTATGTCCAATTAAAGCAATTTTATCGCCTTTTTCAACTTTAAAGCTGATATTATGAAGCACCTTCTGATCGCCATAGCTCTTCTCAATGCCTTCAACATCTAGCACTTCATTGCCAATGTCACGTCCTGCACGAAACACAATACTCGGATCACGTCTGGAAGAGGTTTGAATATCTGCGATATCCAGTTTTTCCAAACGCTTTTGACGAGAAGTTGCCTGTTTGGCTTTAGACGCATTAGCGGAGAAGCGGCGCACAAACGCTTCAAGTTCTTCTTTCTCTTTAAGCTTCTTGTCTCTGTCCATCTCTTGTTGCTTAGCAATGAGATTTGCCGCTAAATACCACTCATCATAGTTGCCTGTAAATTCACGAATCTTTTTAAAATCCACATCTAAAATGTTGGTCACAACCGCATTTAAAAAGTGTCTATCGTGGGAGATAACCACCATGGTTCCCTCATGGCGAATGAGTTGCTCTTCTAGCCATGAAATCGCTTCCAAATCGAGGTTGTTGGTTGGCTCATCCAAAAAGAGGACATCAGGTTTTGGGTAAAGCACTTGCGCTAGCAAAATTTTAAACTTATCGCCACCGGTTAGTTCACTCATCAAACTCTCATGCATGGAGACAGGAAAGCCTAAAGAGGCAAGAATTTTTTCAATATTCACATCCACTTCATACGTTGGGTCTTCTTCTGCACAAATAATCTCTAATTCCGCCAAACGGTCATTGACTTTTTCATCATTAAAATCACCCGTAACATACAAGTGCTCTTTTTCTTTAATGGCGTCATACAAACGCTTATTGCCATACATAACGGCATCTTTTAACGTGTAATCCTCAAAAGCGTATTGATTTTGTCCTAAAACGCCCACACGTAAGCCATTTTCAATCGAAAGATTGCCACTGGTTGGCTCTATCTGACGGGATAAAATCTTTAAAAACGTTGTCTTTCCAGCACCATTTGCGCCAATAAGACCATAACGCTTCCCTTTGTCCAATTTTAAATTGATATTTTCAAACAATAATTGATGCGAAAAACGCATCGTCAAGTTATTCACTTCAACCATAAACTCTCTCTTTAGTTTTTTCAAAGATTATAGCCAATAGGTGCTTTTATAAGCCTTGTATTCTCTTATAATTCATCTTTTTTTTAGTCAAAAAAATGCTACAATGCTTCTGGAAACCTTTTTATTTAAAGGAGATTCGTGGCAATTATCAAAAAAAATATTTGGTTTATTTTTTACGTTTTATGCGTAACTGCCACCTTCTTATTTGGTGTGCTTTGCTATGTTACATGGCAAAATACCTCCCAAAAGTATCAAGCTTCCCAAGAGAATATTGTCGAACTGATGGCGAACGCCACACACTCTTTGTTTGATACCCACGAACGACTCATTGATATTTTAGGCTCAGCTATCCTAGAGCATATAGATGATAAAAACCCTAAAATTGCCATTGACAAACACGCACAATCCCTACTTCAAAATCCTGAGATGGTTGCCCTAGGTGTCACAACACCACAAGGAGATTTTATCTACGCAAGTTCTGATGATAATCCCAAAAATATACCCAATCTCCTTGCCCTTCCAGAAACACGAGACTCTTTCATTCAAGCATTGGCATCTCATGGCATGGTTTTTGGACGCACCTATTTTTCACCCCCTTTACAAAAATGGGGTATGCCCATTCGTAAAACGATTCGCAATGAAGCAGGTGAAGCACAATTTGTTATTACCACGGTACTGAAACATACCAGCACCTTTGATGCGCTTTTAACCACGTTAAAACACCGTCACTATCTTAATCTCTCGGTGATAAGAGACCATGACTTCCATTACCAATACCATTCCAATGGGCATAAAGATTACGAAAAAGTTTACAACACGCCTTTTCCTCAATCAACCCTCGAAAAACTTTTTACAACCATTTTTGATCGCTATGGTATCACCCCTAGGGAGCTCAAAGAGAACCAACTTTTAGTCTCTTCTGTATACCAAGAAGGAAAAAAAGGCTACTACCTTGCTTCATTAAAATATAATCACACCTACCATCTCTGGACACTTTCTCAAACACCGCTTAGCGTTATCGTGAAAGATTTTACTCAAAAAGTTTCTCTTTATTTTCTAATTTTTGTAGCGATTGGTAGTATTTTCTTTTACCTCTTCCGTCTTATTGCCAAAGCAGAAGAGAAACGCCATGCTGATTTAATCGAACAAGCAACCCATGACCCACTGACCTTACTTCCTAATCGCCACTTTTTACATCAAAACATCCACCAATGGATTTATCCTAAGGCCCCCATGTTTAGTCTTTTATATATTGATATGGATTATTTCAAAAATATCAATGATAGTTTTGGGCACCATTTAGGCGATGAAGTTCTCATTGACATTGCCAAACGACTCGCACAGATAGCCCCCAAAGATTCTTTAATCGTACGGCATGGAGGCGATGAGTTTCTTCTTTTAACGCATATGTATGAACATCACGAACTGTTGAGCTTCGCCTCACACCTCATCGAGTCTCTTTCTCAACCTTATGAAATTCACCAGTTTCACTTTACTATTGGTGCGAGTGTGGGCATTGCCCGCTATCCTGAGCATGGAGAAACCCTTGATGCTTTACTTCGAGCCTCCGATATTGCCATGTACACCTCCAAAAAAATTAAAAACAGTGCCCATATTTTTGCCAATGAGATGCAAGAGGGCTTTTTAAAAAATATCACCATGGAGCAAGAACTTAGAAAAGCCATCAAAAATAATGAACTTTTTATGGTTTACCAACCGCAAGTCGATACACAAGGAAACGTTTTTGGCGTTGAAGCTTTGGTACGATGGAACAGCACAGCTTTTGGAAAACTCGTACCTCCAGACCAATTTATTCCTTTGGCCGAGGCGACAGGATTAATGCCTAAATTAGGTCGTCTGATTTTTGAAACCGCTTGCTATGATATTGCTGCGCTTGAGCAAGAACTCAAACGAAGTTTACAAATTTCCTTAAATGTTTCCGTGCGTCAATTTATGGATCCCCTATTTTTGGAAGATTTGTTAAATATATTGGATAAAACAGACTTACATACGCTCAATATCACACTAGAAGTCACGGAAAATCTTTTTATTGAAGAGTTACACTATATAGTGCCTCTCTTAGAAAAAATCAAATCCTTAGGCATTCAGATTTCTATGGATGATTTTGGTACAGGCTACTCGTCTTTAAGTATGTTGCGCCAACTGCCTATTGATGAGCTTAAAATTGATAAAAGCTTTGTCTATACCATTGATAAAGATGAAACATCCGCTAAAATGGTGCAAAACATCATTACCATCGGTAAAAACCTCAATATGCACATCTTAGCAGAAGGCGTTGAAACCCAAGAACAAAAAGAGCTTTTAACAGCTTTTGGATGTGATCGTTTTCAAGGATACTATTTCTCAAAACCCTTAAATAAAGAGGCGTTATTAGCATTTCTTAAAAGTTCAGCTTTTTACATGTAAAGATTGATACCTCATTTTTTAAACAAAATTGTTGTAAAATCATTCGATTTTTGCGACTATTTTCAAACATCCGTCACACAAAATCTACCATATCCTTTCGGAGCACTCGATTGAAATACTTTAAATATGTCCTACTTTCAATGATTTTAAGCTCTCTTGTACACGTTTTTTTATGGACAAGAGGTGGCGATAAAATCGTTACATCTCCTCAAATTGGAGACAAGATAGAATCCCTCTCTTACACACCATATCGGGGCTTTGAAAAAGCACCTAAAAGCGATGAAGAGATTGCGCAAGATATGAAAACCGTTGAAAATATTGCACGTAAAGTCAGAACTTACGCCATTGATGATGCCAAACGGGTTTTGAGCAATGTGGACGATACCAAGCTTAAAGTTGATATTGGACTATGGCTTTCAGGCGATAAAGGAGCAAACGAATATGAAATGGAGAAGCTTTTTGAATTAACCAAATTTTATTATCCTCGCATTGCTTCTATCATTGTAGGAAACGAGGTACTTTTACGTGCTGATTTAACACCTGAAGAGCTGATGGAGTACATCGACCGTGTTTCCAAACGTACCCGTATTCCTGTCACCACAGCAGAAGTTCAACATGTCTGGCTTACCAATAAAGAATTGGCTAACCATGTTGATTTTATCAATGTCCATATTCTTCCTTACTGGGAGAAAATCCCTATAGAGCAAACCCTTGCTTTTGCCAAAGAAAAATACGACGCCATCGCTGAGATGTATCCTAAAAAGCCCATTACTATCGGGGAGTTTGGTTGGCCTAGCAGTGGATACAACAACGAAAAAGCTGAAGCCACACTCACCAACCAAATTGCTGCTATTACAGGCTTTTTGGAAATGGCACGTGAACTGAAATGGAGTTATAACATCGTTGAAGCATTTGATCAGCCATGGAAAGGGGTTCATGAGGGAAGTGTAGGACCATACTGGGGGCTTTTTGATATTAACAAACAACCTAAATTTCACTTTGTCAAGCAGACGATTTTAAATCCTCTCTGGCGCTATCAAATGGCAGCCTCTGTTTTCTTTGGTCTGCTCCTCACTTTCTTTGGACTTCGCAACCAACGGGTCAACTTTGCTCATGCGCTTACCTATGGTTTTGCAGCGCAAGCGATGGGCTTTGGTATTGCTATGGCAGCCACCTATCCGTTTATTTACTACATGAATTTTGGTATGTGGGTCATGTGGACCATGGGAATTTTTCTAATGATTCCTTTGGTGATTATCACCCTTGCAAAGATTAATGAACTCTTTAAATGTACCCTAGGCATTGCTCCTAAACGCTTAGCTCCTCTGAATCTCAAATCGGATCATGTTCCTTTTGTCTCTATTCATGTTCCCGCCTATAAAGAACAACCTCATGTTCTTATTGAGAC carries:
- a CDS encoding bifunctional diguanylate cyclase/phosphodiesterase, giving the protein MAIIKKNIWFIFYVLCVTATFLFGVLCYVTWQNTSQKYQASQENIVELMANATHSLFDTHERLIDILGSAILEHIDDKNPKIAIDKHAQSLLQNPEMVALGVTTPQGDFIYASSDDNPKNIPNLLALPETRDSFIQALASHGMVFGRTYFSPPLQKWGMPIRKTIRNEAGEAQFVITTVLKHTSTFDALLTTLKHRHYLNLSVIRDHDFHYQYHSNGHKDYEKVYNTPFPQSTLEKLFTTIFDRYGITPRELKENQLLVSSVYQEGKKGYYLASLKYNHTYHLWTLSQTPLSVIVKDFTQKVSLYFLIFVAIGSIFFYLFRLIAKAEEKRHADLIEQATHDPLTLLPNRHFLHQNIHQWIYPKAPMFSLLYIDMDYFKNINDSFGHHLGDEVLIDIAKRLAQIAPKDSLIVRHGGDEFLLLTHMYEHHELLSFASHLIESLSQPYEIHQFHFTIGASVGIARYPEHGETLDALLRASDIAMYTSKKIKNSAHIFANEMQEGFLKNITMEQELRKAIKNNELFMVYQPQVDTQGNVFGVEALVRWNSTAFGKLVPPDQFIPLAEATGLMPKLGRLIFETACYDIAALEQELKRSLQISLNVSVRQFMDPLFLEDLLNILDKTDLHTLNITLEVTENLFIEELHYIVPLLEKIKSLGIQISMDDFGTGYSSLSMLRQLPIDELKIDKSFVYTIDKDETSAKMVQNIITIGKNLNMHILAEGVETQEQKELLTAFGCDRFQGYYFSKPLNKEALLAFLKSSAFYM
- a CDS encoding glycosyltransferase family 2 protein; protein product: MKYFKYVLLSMILSSLVHVFLWTRGGDKIVTSPQIGDKIESLSYTPYRGFEKAPKSDEEIAQDMKTVENIARKVRTYAIDDAKRVLSNVDDTKLKVDIGLWLSGDKGANEYEMEKLFELTKFYYPRIASIIVGNEVLLRADLTPEELMEYIDRVSKRTRIPVTTAEVQHVWLTNKELANHVDFINVHILPYWEKIPIEQTLAFAKEKYDAIAEMYPKKPITIGEFGWPSSGYNNEKAEATLTNQIAAITGFLEMARELKWSYNIVEAFDQPWKGVHEGSVGPYWGLFDINKQPKFHFVKQTILNPLWRYQMAASVFFGLLLTFFGLRNQRVNFAHALTYGFAAQAMGFGIAMAATYPFIYYMNFGMWVMWTMGIFLMIPLVIITLAKINELFKCTLGIAPKRLAPLNLKSDHVPFVSIHVPAYKEQPHVLIETLDSLAKLKYTNYEVLVVINNTPEEFYWKPIEEHCAKLGEKFVFLNITCKGFKAGALNEALKYTHEKAEILAVIDADYVVGDNWLIDLVPLFDDPKVALVQAPQDHRDGNESLIKQAMNAEYAGFFDIGMVERNEENAIVAHGTMLMARLSAMHEVGDWTTYTIVEDSELGLRLFEAGYTAHYTNRRYGWGLLPDTVEAFRTQRHRWAYGAIQILKRHWRHFMPSSKTLTPYQKYHFVAGWFFWLSDAFGAMTAFLNIFWVPFIIFVGVTIPTLPLTLPIVVAFLVNILHAFILYRTRVKMGIKETVLSAIASMSLQLVIFKAVYDGFVKDGLPFKRTEKGGNTKKTNTNPIRHEMILASLLTIAFFALYFTNFTRITEIYVFAFTLLIQSIPYYSAIILRIIELQSLKPKK